The nucleotide sequence AGAGAATCCCAAGATGAGTATGCTGTTCAATCTTATAAAAGATCTTTAGCGGCTACAGAATCGGGACTTTTCAAAGCGGAAATTATTCCGATTCAAACAAAAAGTAAGCAAGGAGTGGTAGAATTTGCAGAAGACGAAGAATATAAGAATGTGGTCTTTGAAAAAATACCAAAACTTTCTCCGGTTTTTGATGCAAATGGCACTGTAACAGCGGCAAATTCTTCTACTATGAGCGATGGGGCGGCGGCTTTGGTTTTAATGACAGAATCCCATGCAAAATCCTTACATTTGAATCCCGAAGCGACTATTGTATCTTTTGCTGATGCAGAACAAGACCCACTTTGGTTCACTACTACCCCTGCTCTGTCCATTCAAAAAGCTCTTCACAAAGCAAAAATAAATATTTCTGATGTAGATTATTTTGAGATAAACGAAGCATTTGCTGTAGTAGCCCTCGCAAATATGCAATTATTACAAATCCCCACAGAAAAAGTAAATGTTTTTGGAGGAGCAGTTGCATTAGGACATCCATTAGGAGCATCGGGAGCCAGAATTTTGGTGACCCTGATAAATGTTCTAAAACAAAAAAAAGGAAAAATAGGAGTAGCGAGTATTTGTAATGGAGGCGGAGGAGCATCTACAATAGTTATAGAAGTGTAGATAATTCCTCTCACAAAACAAAAATATTTTGTTTGTTTCTATTAATTTTGTATATTGCCTTTCAAAGAATGAAAAAATATTTTCATAATTATACTCATAATACTTAGCATAAAAAATGATACCATCATTTCCTCAATTTAAACACATAGAACTTTCAGATAAAGCAGAAATAGAATCTTTCACAAAAAAAATTCCTTGTTACTCAGATATTAATTTTATAAGTATTTGGAATTGGTTTGGCAAAGAAGAACCTACAGATGCGGATGCTCTCTTCTCTGTACTTAATAATAATTTAGTCATCAAGTTTACTGATTATGAAACACACAGCCAATCTTTTCTTGCTTTCATAGGAGAAACAAAAATAGATGAGACGGCTGAAATTTTATTGGTATATTCACAAGAACACTACCATCTCAATGAACTTCGTCTGATACCTGAGGAAATTGCCAGATGTCTCAATTCCGATAAATGGGAAATAATAGAAGACAGAGACCAATATGACTATATATTAGATATTGAAAATTTAATGGACTTACCTAATTGGAAAAGTAATGAGATGTCTAAAAGAAACCTCATAAAATTTCAAAAAAATGTTGTAGATTATAAGTTTTACGATGTAGAATCAACACATATACCAAAGATAGAACTGATAAATCTTTTCTATCTATGGGCAGCAGAAAAGAAACTTGTCCTCCCCGATTTTCAATCAGAGACAGATGCCTTAAAAAGATATTTTGACCTAAAGTATAATAACCTTCGTTTATTTGTTCTTAAAAAAGGGACTAAAATAATTGGATTTAAAGCAATAGAACTCATTAATAATGAATACGCAATGCTCCATTTTTCAAAAGCAAATGTAAAAATAAATGAAGGAATAGGGATATATGAAACCATATACTGGCTCTTATCAAGGGATTTTTTAACCCGTATGAACTTAAAATTTTTGAACATACAACAAGATTTGGGGATACCAGGATTAAGAAGAGGAAAAGAAAAATTAAGACCTGTAAAGTACCTGAAAAAATATATAATCAAATCTAAAGAGGGGTTCTAAAAATTGGTCTCTTCAAAAAAAATGATACAGTTTTTAGGATTTGAATTTTTAGAACCCCTCAAAAATTCAATTTTTAGATCCCATCTTACTCATTATTAATAAAAAACTATAAAAAAATGAACCCCTCTGAAAAAAAAGTATTTATGTTGGATGCAATGGCTCTTATTTATAGAGGACATTTTGCATTTAGTAAAAGCCCTCGCATCACCTCAAAAGGAATGAATACAGGAGCTATATTAGGATTTACAAATACATTATTGGAAATTATCAATAAAGAAAAACCAAGCCATATATGCGTTGCTTTTGATACCCATGCTCCCACATTTCGGCATATACAATATAAAGAATATAAAGCACAAAGACAAAGTCAACCCGAAGATATTACTACAGCCATTCCTTGGATAGAAAAGATATTGAAAGCATTTGAGATACCGATTCTGAAATTAGATGGCTACGAAGCAGATGATATCATCGGAACTTTTGCAAAAAAAATGTCAAAAGATGGGTTTGATGTCTTTATGGTAACATCTGATAAAGATTACGCACAATTAGTAGAAGAGCATATCTTTTTATATAGACCGGCTTCCTTCGGTACGGGATTTGATATATTGGGAGTGGCAGAGGTTTTGAAAAAATTTGAAATAGATACTACAGACCAAGTGCGAGATATATTGGGATTACAAGGAGATAATGTGGATAATATACCCGGCATACCCAGTATAGGCGAGAAAACCGCAGTAAAACTCTTGAAAGAATACATGAGTTTAGAAAATATTATCGCCAATGCACCGAGTATAAAAGGAAAACTGGGAGAAAATATTGCCAATTATGCAGAGCAGGGAAAACTTTCTAAAGAATTGGCTACTATTTTTTTAGAAGTCCCCTTAGAGTTTGATATAAAAAATGCTTTCTATACAGGTGGCGATAAAGCAGAAATCAAAAAACTTTTTACAGAATTAGAGTTTAGGACCCTTTCCAAACGCCTCTTTGGAGAAGAACCCAAAATAAGTAAAGAAGTACCTCAATTATTTGAAAGAGAAATACAAACTATTCCTCAGGAATCGGAATCCTCTTCTACAGAAACAGAACCCAAAAAAAACGCATCTTCTGTGGTACATGACTATCATCTTATTCAAACC is from Chitinophagaceae bacterium and encodes:
- a CDS encoding phosphatidylglycerol lysyltransferase domain-containing protein encodes the protein MIPSFPQFKHIELSDKAEIESFTKKIPCYSDINFISIWNWFGKEEPTDADALFSVLNNNLVIKFTDYETHSQSFLAFIGETKIDETAEILLVYSQEHYHLNELRLIPEEIARCLNSDKWEIIEDRDQYDYILDIENLMDLPNWKSNEMSKRNLIKFQKNVVDYKFYDVESTHIPKIELINLFYLWAAEKKLVLPDFQSETDALKRYFDLKYNNLRLFVLKKGTKIIGFKAIELINNEYAMLHFSKANVKINEGIGIYETIYWLLSRDFLTRMNLKFLNIQQDLGIPGLRRGKEKLRPVKYLKKYIIKSKEGF
- a CDS encoding acetyl-CoA C-acyltransferase, producing MERKHNDRKIITNKHITSMNKERVVIVSAVRTAMGSFGGKLAPYRATELGAFAIKGALEKAKIDADEVDEVYMGNVLSAYLGQAPARQAALGAGLSKKTITTTINKVCASGMKAIMLSAQSLLLQEAKVIVAGGMESMSNVPYYVPKSRFGYKYGHGQLIDGLLYDGLWEVYNGFPMGNCAENTAREMKIGRESQDEYAVQSYKRSLAATESGLFKAEIIPIQTKSKQGVVEFAEDEEYKNVVFEKIPKLSPVFDANGTVTAANSSTMSDGAAALVLMTESHAKSLHLNPEATIVSFADAEQDPLWFTTTPALSIQKALHKAKINISDVDYFEINEAFAVVALANMQLLQIPTEKVNVFGGAVALGHPLGASGARILVTLINVLKQKKGKIGVASICNGGGGASTIVIEV